A single region of the Nicotiana sylvestris chromosome 6, ASM39365v2, whole genome shotgun sequence genome encodes:
- the LOC138872001 gene encoding serine/threonine-protein phosphatase 7 long form homolog, which produces MDFPLPAHHGPAEDQLLVLQGDHRSSFVWEGQLSMQPLRPRRPDDLWEFIGEHPFHARVVERLQATGFYTIFELGRMQLDWSFITALVERWRPETHTFHLPTGEVIITLEDVQVLYGLRVDGRAVALPQYIRSMTRAQFLDMMMHFTGYRPQGDVGGSRVALSAIRDHMAFLHPDITGKTEDLHIERYTRLALLLLFGCVLFPNTSGSKVSMRFLHHFQELDVTPIWDSKCVPGMLKNAEEKKKEIRKISSSRAQSNSSKQNNTAEQA; this is translated from the exons atggactttccTCTGCCTGCGCATCATGGACCTGCCGAGGATCAACTACTAGTGTtgcagggcgaccataggtcctcATTTGTATGGGAGGGACAGCTATCGATGCAACCTCTCCGCCCCAGGAGACCTGATGATTTGTGGGAGTTCATCGGGGAGCATCCTTTCCATGCCCGCGTAGTCGAGCGTCTACAGGCTACGGGCTTCTATACGATTTTTGAGCTTGGACGGATGCAGCTTGATTGGTCTTTCATCACGGCCttggtagagcggtggcgaccggagacgcacacttttcacttgcccactggAGAGGTCATCATCACGCTGGAGGATGTTCAAGTTTTGTACGGGCTGCGCGTAGATGGACGGGCCGTAGCACTGCCCCAGTACATTAGATCCATGACGCGTGCACAATTTTTGGATATGATGATGCATTTTACTGGTTATAGACCTCAGGGTGACGTTGGGGGCAGTCGTGTTGCTTTGTCAGCCATCAGAGATCATATGGCGTTTTTGCATCCAGACATTACCGGCAAGACAGAGGATCTCCATATTGAGAGGTACACGCGGTTGGCGCTACTCCTGCTTTTCGGGTGTGTCttattcccgaacacttcggggagtaaagtgagtatgcgctttcTCCATCATTTTCAGGAGTTGGATG ttacaccaatatgggactcgaaatgtgtacctggaatgttGAAAAATGcagaggagaagaagaaagagataaggaaaatcagcagcagcagggcacaaagtaacagcagcaaacagaacaacacagcagaacaggctTGA